In Ochotona princeps isolate mOchPri1 chromosome 33, mOchPri1.hap1, whole genome shotgun sequence, one DNA window encodes the following:
- the ZNF414 gene encoding zinc finger protein 414, translated as MEEETSRPSPDREATAQPSSNGTDKEAALAPAGAAAAASGHCATSCMEEEPGPESTATPPGWDRGGPGGTQQGGSSVPDPGPSPGPTSTAPGTSEDLRPPRRRPAPGKQITCSSPGCCLSFPSVRELAQHLRTHCPPTQSLEGKLFHCAALSCSESFPNMQELVAHSKLHYKPNRYFKCENCLLRFRTHRSLFKHLHVCAEHAHSPAPPAPPALDKEPPAPERPPDPDPASAPGSQFPLLEPFTTPAPTPSGPFLPYLNPAPYGPSPPRLRPFLAAAPGPPASSAAVWKKSQGAGGSPRRPQGGSDAPSGACR; from the exons ATG GAGGAAGAAACGTCCAGGCCCAGTCCAGACAGGGAGGCCACTGCCCAACCCAGCTCCAATGGGACAGACAAAGAGGCGGCGTTAGCCCCCGCTGGGGCAGCCGCCGCTGCTTCTGGCCATTGTGCAACCTCCTGCATGGAGGAAGAGCCAGGCCCTGAGAGCACAGCTACGCCCCCGGGGTGGGACCGTGGGGGCCCTGGAGGAACGCAGCAAGGTGGCTCCTCCGTCCCAGACCCCGGACCCAGCCCTGGCCCGACCAGCACAGCTCCTGGGACCAGTGAGGATCTGCGGCCTCCCAGGCGGCGTCCGGCTCCAG GAAAGCAGATCACTTGctccagccccggctgctgcctcagtttccccagcgtCCGAGAGCTGGCCCAGCATCTCCGCACCCACTGCCCACCCACACAGTCCCTGGAAG GCAAGCTGTTCCACTGCGCGGCGCTGAGCTGCTCGGAgagcttccccaacatgcaggaGCTGGTGGCGCACAGCAAGCTACACTACAAACCCAACCGCTACTTTAA GTGTGAAAACTGCCTCCTGCGTTTCCGCACGCACCGTTCCCTCTTCAAGCACCTGCACGTTTGCGCCGAGCACGCGCACAGTCCCGCCCCGCCAGCACCCCCGGCCCTGGACAAGGAACCCCCGGCACCCGAGCGGCCCCCAGACCCTGACCCTGCATCCGCCCCGGGCTCGCAGTTCCCGCTGCTCGAACCCTTCACGACCCCCGCCCCGACCCCCAGCGGACCCTTCCTGCCCTACTTGAACCCTGCGCCCTACGGGCCAAGCCCCCCACGCCTGCGGCCCTTCCTGGCCGCCGCGCCCGGGCCACCGGCCTCCAGTGCTGCCGTCTGGAAAAAAAGCCAAG GTGCAGGCGGCAGCCCCCGAAGACCACAGGGCGGCTCCGATGCGCCTTCAGGTGCGTGCAGGTGA